From Paralcaligenes sp. KSB-10:
GGTCTGGACCCGGGCGCTGTCGGCCGACACCACCGTCAGCCAGTCGGGTTCGATCACACGGGCAATCACATTGCCCAGCTGGTCTCCCGGCTTGGTCGGATCTTCGGCGAAAAACACCCTGGCTCCGTCTTCGGTTTCAATGAACTGGCCCGCGGTGACTTTGGATAAGTCGGAACGCTGCTCGTAGCGCTGGCGATATTCCGCAATCTGCCGATATGCCCAGGGCGATGCCACCAGGGTCAACACGGCAATCACGATGGCAACCGGCACCGCGCAACGCAACACCGGCCGAACCCAATCCTTCAGCGACAAACCGCTGGCGAACCACACCACCATTTCCGATTCCCTGAAATTCCGCGTCACTGTCGTGAGCACGGCTATAAACAGGGAGACCGACAAAATGACCGGCAAGGCGGTGATGCTTGAAAACGCCGCCAGGCCCAACACGACATCGGCGCCTATCGTTCCGTTGGCCGCTTCGCCGAGCAAACGCACCAGCAGCACACTAAGCCATACAATAAGCAGCGTGGAGAACACGACACCCGCATGGCTAGAGATTTCGGCAACTACAGAACGTTTGAATAGTGACATGAGAAAATATGCGAGATAATCGTAAGCATCCTACAGACACTTTGGGAAATTCGAATGGAATTTAGCACACAGACCACAGCTTCCTTGCATCAAATTAAAACAGCGGCGCTTGCTGTGGGCGTTTTCGCCGACGGAATGCTGAGTCCGGCAGCCGACATTATCGATCATGCCAGCAATGGCGCCCTGC
This genomic window contains:
- the lptF gene encoding LPS export ABC transporter permease LptF produces the protein MSLFKRSVVAEISSHAGVVFSTLLIVWLSVLLVRLLGEAANGTIGADVVLGLAAFSSITALPVILSVSLFIAVLTTVTRNFRESEMVVWFASGLSLKDWVRPVLRCAVPVAIVIAVLTLVASPWAYRQIAEYRQRYEQRSDLSKVTAGQFIETEDGARVFFAEDPTKPGDQLGNVIARVIEPDWLTVVSADSARVQTEPNGDRFLVLSQGHRYDLKPGTPEFRMFDFNRYGFRLESKNDAGSIKVAREMAERQLKARPTDQLIGDNTNNSRSQMMWRISLPLAALNLALLAIPLGAVNPRLGRSGDVLIAGLVGLLYMNLINLSRGWIGNGKLSFGLGVWLVHGVFSLLMMYMMWRKLRVKAPKPPKVEARPAAS